Proteins encoded by one window of Clostridium bornimense:
- a CDS encoding DUF4003 domain-containing protein, translated as MIYKINLMVKNANNFDNIKGLFESNIFRKCNALSVTLRDEVADVSKINYCRDLIKNNTSIFSNFRGNNLLTTATNLSLEAFPEEALREVMKIYDKLKSEFSGSQYLILTAWVIYNAKERVTYDDAIRKMRKAYDIMKKNHFFLTGSDDYVAAAMIATTSNNIEETLEEIEECYNILKANGFWGNNNLQALSHILSLGNGSAKEKCEKVILLNKTLREKKIYIKNYALPLLGVITFVTNDFEDFLNKYMMTIKELKSHSGFGTFSLNCEVRNMIGASLVCSKYLDELKVMDINNDKIIETTNNTALTIVIAMQAATAAACASAAAAASASSN; from the coding sequence ATGATATATAAAATAAATTTAATGGTGAAAAATGCTAATAACTTTGACAATATAAAAGGTCTATTTGAAAGTAATATATTTAGAAAATGCAATGCATTATCTGTTACATTAAGAGACGAGGTTGCAGATGTTTCAAAAATTAATTATTGCAGAGATTTAATTAAAAATAACACTTCTATATTTTCTAATTTTAGAGGAAATAATTTGCTTACTACTGCTACCAATTTATCTTTAGAAGCTTTTCCAGAAGAAGCATTGAGAGAGGTAATGAAAATTTATGATAAGTTAAAAAGTGAATTTTCAGGAAGTCAGTATTTAATTTTAACAGCATGGGTAATTTATAATGCAAAAGAAAGAGTTACTTATGATGATGCCATTAGAAAAATGAGAAAAGCTTATGACATAATGAAAAAAAATCATTTCTTTTTGACAGGTAGTGATGATTATGTTGCAGCGGCTATGATTGCAACAACATCAAATAATATAGAGGAAACTTTAGAAGAAATTGAGGAATGTTACAATATATTAAAAGCTAATGGTTTCTGGGGTAACAATAATCTTCAAGCTCTTTCTCATATTTTATCTTTAGGTAATGGATCTGCTAAAGAAAAGTGTGAAAAAGTAATACTATTAAATAAGACGCTAAGAGAAAAGAAGATATATATTAAAAATTATGCTTTACCTTTGCTTGGAGTTATTACTTTTGTTACAAATGACTTTGAAGATTTTTTAAATAAATATATGATGACTATAAAGGAGTTAAAATCTCATAGTGGATTTGGAACTTTTTCATTAAATTGTGAAGTAAGGAATATGATTGGAGCTTCTTTAGTTTGTTCAAAATATCTTGATGAATTAAAAGTAATGGATATTAATAATGATAAAATAATTGAAACTACAAATAATACTGCATTAACTATAGTCATTGCTATGCAAGCAGCAACAGCGGCAGCTTGTGCAAGTGCAGCAGCTGCTGCTTCAGCATCATCAAATTAA
- a CDS encoding ATP-dependent metallopeptidase FtsH/Yme1/Tma family protein, which translates to MNKIKKNYILIPIFTAILSLIFMIIIASNTTTSINKSYSNFTEDLNSHNISTVIMDTSPNMTVILNNGEKYSTDNPKTDNLKETLLLNNIKVKDETVAPLIKTLPSGIFVVSLLTIMFMLIAKARGGSGSMTSMDMEDFSKNKKVALDFNSVAGNDEAKESLMDIVDFLKSPEKYQKYGARMPKGVILYGSPGTGKTLLAKAVAGEAGVPFYALSGSDFVQVYVGVGAARIRNLFKKAKSHGKAVIFIDEIDAIGKKRGNSKGGGNNDERDQTLNALLTEMSGFGQEEGIVVIAATNRLDMLDDALLRPGRFDRHIEVSLPDVNAREKILSLHLKNKPHDNLDIKDIAKKTVYFSGAKLESLVNESAILAAKDDSDTITNKHIEAAYSITLAGYDKKETSYLSKEDKLLTSYHEAGHGLVSMLLLPKDKVSKITIIPTTKGAGGYTLTIPEDKNYHKMNYLKNKIKVLLGGRAAEEIIFGKENISTGAENDISQTTDIALKMISEYGMGDTLGLIKLSSVGSLYGSYGNPVIEECKKLLDNLYEETLELLRENKNKLDSLALELLEKETLYDTELEKFVS; encoded by the coding sequence ATGAATAAAATAAAAAAGAATTATATTCTTATTCCTATATTTACAGCAATATTGTCTTTAATATTTATGATAATAATTGCTTCTAATACTACTACTTCTATTAATAAAAGTTATTCAAACTTTACTGAAGATTTAAATTCACACAATATATCTACAGTAATAATGGATACATCACCTAATATGACAGTAATTCTAAACAACGGTGAAAAATATTCTACCGATAACCCCAAAACTGATAACTTAAAAGAAACATTATTATTAAATAACATAAAAGTTAAAGATGAAACTGTTGCTCCTCTTATAAAGACACTACCTTCTGGTATATTTGTCGTTTCACTATTAACTATAATGTTTATGCTTATAGCTAAAGCTCGTGGCGGTTCTGGTTCGATGACATCCATGGACATGGAGGACTTCAGTAAAAATAAAAAAGTTGCTTTAGATTTTAATTCTGTAGCTGGTAATGATGAAGCTAAAGAAAGTTTGATGGACATTGTAGATTTTCTTAAAAGCCCAGAAAAATATCAAAAATATGGTGCAAGAATGCCTAAAGGTGTTATTCTTTATGGCTCTCCAGGTACCGGAAAAACTTTACTTGCAAAAGCAGTTGCTGGTGAAGCTGGTGTTCCATTCTATGCATTAAGTGGCTCCGACTTTGTACAAGTTTATGTTGGTGTTGGTGCTGCTAGAATAAGAAACTTATTTAAAAAAGCAAAATCTCATGGAAAAGCTGTAATTTTCATAGATGAAATAGATGCTATTGGTAAAAAGAGAGGTAATAGCAAAGGTGGCGGAAATAATGATGAACGTGATCAAACTCTTAATGCCTTACTAACAGAAATGTCCGGCTTTGGACAAGAAGAAGGTATCGTAGTAATTGCTGCTACAAACAGACTTGATATGCTAGATGATGCATTACTTAGACCTGGTAGATTTGATAGACACATTGAAGTCTCTTTACCTGATGTAAATGCTAGAGAAAAAATACTTTCTCTTCATTTAAAAAACAAGCCTCATGATAACTTAGATATAAAAGATATTGCTAAGAAGACAGTCTATTTTTCAGGCGCAAAACTAGAAAGTTTGGTAAATGAAAGTGCTATCCTTGCAGCAAAAGATGATAGTGATACTATAACTAATAAACATATAGAAGCTGCCTACTCTATTACATTAGCTGGATACGATAAAAAAGAAACAAGCTATCTAAGTAAAGAAGACAAACTTCTTACCTCTTATCATGAAGCTGGTCACGGATTAGTATCAATGCTTTTACTCCCAAAAGATAAAGTGTCTAAAATAACGATAATTCCAACTACTAAGGGTGCTGGCGGTTATACATTAACCATCCCTGAGGATAAGAATTACCACAAAATGAATTATCTGAAAAATAAAATTAAAGTACTACTTGGAGGACGAGCTGCTGAGGAAATTATTTTTGGAAAAGAAAATATATCTACAGGAGCTGAAAATGATATTTCTCAGACTACTGATATAGCTTTAAAGATGATTTCTGAATATGGAATGGGAGATACCCTTGGCCTTATTAAGCTTTCTAGCGTCGGTTCTCTTTATGGAAGCTATGGAAATCCTGTTATCGAGGAATGTAAAAAACTTTTAGATAATCTATATGAAGAGACCTTAGAATTATTACGTGAAAACAAAAATAAGTTAGATTCTCTTGCATTAGAATTATTAGAAAAAGAAACTTTATATGATACTGAACTTGAAAAATTTGTTTCTTAA
- a CDS encoding HAD family hydrolase yields MNKIKFVATDMDGTLLNSNKEIHEEFYEVFKEMREKDIIFAAASGRQYYSLLETFDNIKDEMMFIAENGTFVVYKGKEIVTNSLDRDLALELINIGRKIDESYVVLCGKNSAYIESDDVRLVNEVSKYYKRYKIVDDITKINDEILKVTICDFKGSEENSNNYFVEYRDKAQVTVSGDIWLDITAKNINKGVAIKEIQELLGIKHEETVVFGDYLNDLEMMESGYYSYAMENAHDDLKKVARFIAKSNDENGVVEAIKELIR; encoded by the coding sequence ATGAATAAGATAAAATTTGTTGCTACAGATATGGACGGTACATTATTAAATAGTAATAAGGAAATACATGAAGAATTTTATGAAGTTTTTAAAGAAATGAGAGAGAAGGATATAATTTTTGCAGCAGCTAGTGGAAGACAATATTATAGTTTATTAGAAACCTTTGATAATATAAAAGATGAGATGATGTTTATTGCTGAAAATGGAACATTTGTTGTATACAAAGGAAAAGAAATAGTTACAAATTCTTTAGACAGAGATTTGGCTCTGGAACTTATTAATATTGGTAGAAAGATAGATGAAAGTTACGTAGTTTTATGTGGTAAGAATTCTGCATATATCGAAAGTGATGATGTTAGATTAGTAAATGAAGTATCAAAATACTATAAGAGATATAAAATAGTAGATGATATAACTAAAATAAATGATGAGATATTGAAGGTTACTATATGTGATTTCAAAGGATCAGAAGAAAATAGTAATAATTATTTTGTAGAATACAGAGATAAGGCACAAGTTACGGTATCAGGAGATATATGGCTTGATATAACTGCTAAAAATATTAATAAGGGGGTAGCCATAAAAGAAATACAAGAATTATTAGGAATTAAACATGAAGAGACAGTAGTATTTGGTGATTATTTAAATGATTTAGAAATGATGGAGAGTGGATATTATAGTTACGCTATGGAAAATGCCCATGATGATTTGAAGAAGGTTGCAAGATTTATAGCGAAGAGTAATGATGAAAACGGAGTAGTAGAAGCTATAAAAGAACTTATAAGATAA
- a CDS encoding tRNA (mnm(5)s(2)U34)-methyltransferase, whose product MFNYVGDISTISHYIITKFLENKNVAIDGTLGNGHDTDFLKDNFKKVYSFEIQEEPCKSYINKNIKNVKVINDSHHLLKQYVKEPVDCIMYNLGFLPGGDKKVTTLHETSLESIKAGLEILNSGGIMTICLYRGHEEGREEEGCIIPYLKSLPKNKYGVMEHCFLNRSEVAPILLVVEKK is encoded by the coding sequence TTGTTCAATTATGTTGGAGATATAAGTACTATATCTCATTATATAATTACAAAGTTTTTAGAGAATAAAAATGTAGCTATTGATGGAACTTTAGGTAATGGACATGATACAGATTTTCTTAAAGATAATTTTAAAAAAGTGTATAGTTTTGAAATACAAGAAGAACCTTGTAAATCTTATATTAATAAAAATATAAAAAATGTTAAGGTAATAAATGATTCCCACCATTTATTAAAACAGTATGTTAAAGAACCAGTTGATTGTATAATGTATAATTTAGGATTTTTGCCTGGTGGTGATAAGAAAGTTACTACACTACATGAAACTTCTTTAGAGAGTATAAAGGCTGGACTAGAAATTTTAAATTCTGGTGGAATCATGACTATTTGTTTATATAGAGGTCATGAAGAAGGTAGAGAAGAGGAAGGCTGTATTATACCATATCTAAAATCATTGCCTAAAAACAAATATGGAGTTATGGAGCATTGTTTTTTAAACAGAAGTGAAGTAGCACCTATTCTTTTAGTGGTTGAGAAAAAATAA
- the cplR gene encoding ABC-F type ribosomal protection protein CplR (Contributes to intrinsic pleuromutilin, lincosamide and streptogramin A resistance.): MLLIKVDKLKKYYEDKLILDINDFEISSGDRIGLIGENGCGKTTLIKSILGLITIDDGSIFLTDSYSYISQNEDFIDRLSKNEFNKNITTPKEYKDHLSGGEKVKFRISNALKENKELLIADEPTSNLDRETICNLESTLKKYKGALLLVSHDRDFLDSLCSKIAEIENGKITVYPGNYTNYLNLKKSDFARKEKEYNSYIKEKNRLENAIAVKENLENRIQKTPKRMGNSEARLHRKMGGQKGKKKIDNAIKNIERRIDHLEVIEKPTTPKEIKITVQENLNLVTKTPISIKNYDLYASSKLLIKDINFSIKKGDKLGILGNNGCGKTLLLKEIMKNTNENIKINSKVKIGYFDQNQKILNNDTSILSNIKLDSSYDESFIRINLDRFGFKGDVVYKNIESLSGGEKVKVALCKILLSDNNLLILDEPTNYLDIKSIESLETALSNMNKTLILVSHDIKFVENICNRLIFIEDKRIKDFHGSYKEYIESSSKNIDVSMRKSLEEKMLLKNKISEILSLLSIEKDLSKKDALNNQYLQLIDKIKKLN, translated from the coding sequence TTGTTATTAATTAAAGTAGATAAACTAAAAAAATATTATGAAGATAAATTAATTTTAGATATAAATGACTTTGAGATTTCATCTGGGGATAGAATAGGCTTAATTGGAGAAAATGGCTGCGGAAAAACAACTCTTATAAAATCAATTTTAGGATTAATTACTATTGATGATGGTAGTATTTTCTTAACTGATAGTTATTCATATATAAGCCAAAATGAAGATTTCATTGATAGGTTATCCAAAAATGAATTTAATAAAAATATAACTACACCTAAAGAATATAAAGATCATCTTTCTGGTGGTGAAAAAGTCAAATTTAGAATAAGCAACGCTTTAAAAGAAAATAAAGAGCTACTTATCGCTGATGAACCAACATCAAACTTAGATAGAGAAACTATATGTAATCTTGAAAGTACACTAAAAAAATATAAGGGAGCTTTACTTTTAGTGTCTCATGATAGAGATTTTTTAGATAGCCTTTGTAGTAAAATTGCAGAGATTGAAAATGGAAAAATCACTGTCTATCCAGGAAATTACACAAATTATTTAAATCTTAAAAAATCCGATTTTGCAAGAAAAGAAAAAGAATATAACTCTTATATTAAAGAAAAAAATAGACTAGAAAATGCTATTGCCGTTAAGGAGAATCTGGAAAATAGAATTCAAAAAACTCCTAAACGTATGGGAAACTCTGAAGCAAGACTTCATCGCAAAATGGGTGGGCAAAAAGGAAAAAAGAAAATTGATAATGCAATAAAAAATATTGAACGAAGAATAGACCATTTGGAAGTTATCGAAAAACCTACTACTCCAAAAGAAATTAAAATAACTGTTCAAGAAAATTTAAACTTAGTTACTAAAACACCTATTTCAATAAAAAATTATGATTTATATGCTTCGTCTAAGCTGCTTATAAAAGATATAAATTTCTCCATAAAAAAAGGTGATAAGCTCGGTATTCTTGGTAATAATGGTTGTGGGAAAACACTTCTATTAAAAGAAATTATGAAAAATACTAATGAAAATATCAAAATAAATAGTAAAGTTAAAATAGGATACTTTGATCAAAATCAAAAGATCTTAAATAATGATACAAGTATTTTAAGCAATATAAAATTAGATTCTTCTTATGATGAAAGCTTTATAAGAATTAATTTAGATAGATTCGGCTTTAAAGGTGATGTGGTCTATAAAAATATAGAATCATTAAGCGGTGGAGAAAAAGTAAAAGTAGCACTTTGTAAGATTCTTCTTAGTGATAATAATTTATTAATCCTTGATGAACCAACAAATTATCTAGATATAAAATCTATTGAAAGCCTAGAAACTGCACTTTCTAATATGAATAAAACACTGATATTAGTTTCTCATGATATAAAATTTGTTGAAAACATCTGTAACCGCCTTATATTTATAGAAGATAAAAGAATCAAAGATTTCCACGGTTCTTATAAAGAATATATTGAATCATCTAGTAAAAATATTGATGTATCAATGCGAAAATCTCTAGAGGAAAAAATGCTCTTAAAAAATAAAATATCAGAAATTTTATCACTTCTTTCTATAGAAAAAGATTTATCTAAAAAAGATGCATTAAATAATCAATATCTTCAATTAATAGATAAAATAAAAAAACTTAACTAA
- the speE gene encoding polyamine aminopropyltransferase gives MELWYTENQTDNVKFSMKVKEHIYSGQSDFQKIDVLDTYEFGKVLVIDNWTMITEKDEFIYHEMITHVPMSVNPTIKNVLVIGAGDGGTVRELTRYNTIEKIDMVEIDKMVVDVAKEYLPFTSNKLDDTRVNLYFEDGIKFVKGKENLYDLIIVDSTDPIGPGEGLFTKEFYTDCYNALTEKGILINQCESPYYPNNAREMTRSFSKLNEIFNICEAYQYHMPTYASGHWIFCFASKELHPTKDFNATKWNELGLATKYYNTDLHLGAFALPNYVKDLLK, from the coding sequence ATGGAATTATGGTATACAGAAAACCAAACTGACAACGTAAAATTTTCTATGAAAGTTAAAGAGCATATCTACTCTGGACAAAGTGACTTTCAAAAAATAGATGTATTAGACACTTATGAATTTGGAAAAGTTCTTGTTATTGACAACTGGACAATGATAACAGAAAAAGATGAATTTATTTATCACGAAATGATTACTCATGTCCCTATGTCTGTAAATCCTACTATTAAAAATGTTCTTGTTATTGGTGCCGGCGACGGTGGTACTGTAAGAGAACTTACAAGATATAATACAATTGAAAAAATAGATATGGTAGAAATAGATAAAATGGTAGTTGATGTTGCTAAAGAATATCTACCATTTACATCAAATAAATTAGATGACACAAGAGTAAATTTATACTTTGAAGACGGAATAAAATTTGTAAAAGGAAAAGAAAATCTATATGATTTAATCATTGTAGATTCTACAGATCCTATAGGTCCTGGAGAAGGTCTATTTACAAAAGAATTCTATACCGACTGCTATAATGCATTAACTGAAAAAGGTATATTAATTAATCAATGTGAAAGCCCTTACTATCCAAACAATGCTAGAGAAATGACTAGATCATTCTCTAAACTAAATGAAATCTTCAATATTTGTGAAGCATATCAATATCATATGCCAACTTACGCATCTGGACATTGGATTTTCTGCTTTGCATCAAAAGAATTACACCCTACTAAAGATTTTAATGCTACAAAATGGAACGAACTTGGACTAGCTACTAAATATTATAATACCGACTTACACTTAGGTGCTTTTGCTCTACCTAACTATGTAAAAGATTTATTGAAATAA
- the speD gene encoding adenosylmethionine decarboxylase, with product MEQLGRHILVEYYNCDKEILKDHELIEKYMKQAAIEAKATIVQSCFHKFNPWGVSGAVIIQESHLTIHTWPEFGFASVDLFTCGNKVNPWDGFKYLEKVLKSERSESTEVARGLVDKIRTFSNGCYDNIEMNYKIGG from the coding sequence ATTGAACAATTAGGTAGACACATTTTAGTGGAATATTATAATTGCGATAAGGAGATTCTAAAAGATCATGAACTTATCGAAAAATATATGAAGCAAGCGGCAATTGAAGCTAAAGCAACAATTGTACAAAGTTGTTTTCATAAATTTAATCCCTGGGGTGTCAGCGGTGCTGTAATAATCCAGGAATCACATCTTACTATTCACACTTGGCCTGAATTCGGCTTTGCGTCTGTAGACTTATTTACTTGCGGAAATAAGGTTAATCCATGGGATGGATTTAAATATCTAGAAAAAGTTCTTAAATCAGAACGAAGTGAATCTACAGAAGTTGCTAGAGGATTAGTAGATAAAATTAGAACATTCAGCAATGGTTGTTACGACAATATTGAAATGAACTATAAAATAGGAGGATAA
- a CDS encoding APC family permease, with protein sequence MFGVLKRWLIGRPLQSKSINDEKYFIRTGLPILSSDAISSVSYATEEILLVLVPAIGVMAFKSMLWVSLFIIALLFLLVFSYKQTIEHYPNGGGAYIVAKENLGVIEGVTAGASLLLDYILTVAVSISAGTAAISSAFPALAKHNVTIAIILLIIMTIINLRGVTESAKVFAIPPYAFILGILIMILVGIYRYFTGDIVVNENIESIKGTYDGLYMLLICKAFSSGCSALTGVEAVSNAVPNFREPAVKHAKITLMLLALIVLTLFLGISALDLIYKVAPKDGMTVLSLIANAVFGKGFMFYYIQVTTMLILVLAANTAFSGFPLLLNVISRDGFVPRQFSFRGDRLSYSNGIIALSVISGILIVIFRGSTHKLIPLYSVGVFISFTLSQFGMFRKWFKDKEKGYKHKCIINGVGALVTALTAVIIGINKFTHGAWIVIIVIPLLIMAMLKIKRHYDGIADELRISDEEIEAINFERDKYKNKVIVPISSINVATIRALRYAKTISDNVTAFYVGIDEDGIEKIKKKWKLLNEDIKLEIRYSPYRKIIEPLIEFIDENQKDYKKGDMVTLVMSHFSVRTWWHIFLHNQTKIFIERGLLRRNHIAITTVPFKLEI encoded by the coding sequence ATGTTTGGAGTTTTAAAAAGATGGTTAATAGGAAGACCATTACAAAGCAAGTCGATTAATGATGAAAAATATTTTATAAGAACAGGACTTCCAATACTATCTAGTGACGCAATTTCTTCAGTGTCTTATGCAACAGAAGAAATATTATTAGTATTAGTGCCAGCCATTGGTGTAATGGCATTTAAATCAATGTTGTGGGTATCTCTATTCATAATTGCATTATTATTTTTACTAGTTTTTTCTTACAAGCAAACTATAGAACATTATCCTAATGGTGGAGGCGCATATATTGTAGCTAAAGAAAACCTGGGAGTAATTGAAGGAGTAACAGCGGGAGCATCATTATTATTAGATTATATTCTTACTGTTGCTGTTAGTATATCTGCGGGAACGGCAGCTATTAGTTCTGCATTTCCAGCTTTGGCCAAGCATAATGTAACTATTGCAATTATATTATTAATAATTATGACTATTATAAACTTAAGAGGAGTTACAGAATCGGCAAAGGTTTTTGCTATTCCTCCTTATGCATTTATATTAGGTATACTAATCATGATATTAGTAGGAATATATAGGTATTTTACTGGGGACATAGTTGTAAATGAAAATATTGAGAGCATCAAAGGAACTTATGATGGTTTATATATGCTATTAATATGTAAAGCATTTTCATCAGGGTGTTCTGCATTAACAGGAGTAGAAGCTGTTAGTAATGCTGTTCCTAACTTTAGAGAACCAGCAGTTAAACATGCTAAAATTACATTAATGCTATTAGCATTGATAGTCTTAACATTATTTCTAGGTATATCAGCTTTAGATCTAATTTATAAAGTAGCACCTAAAGATGGAATGACAGTATTATCATTAATAGCTAATGCTGTATTTGGAAAAGGATTTATGTTTTATTATATACAAGTAACAACTATGTTGATTTTAGTACTAGCTGCTAATACAGCATTTTCAGGATTTCCATTACTGTTAAATGTAATTAGTAGAGACGGGTTTGTGCCTAGACAGTTTTCTTTTAGAGGAGATAGATTAAGTTATTCAAATGGAATAATAGCATTATCTGTGATATCAGGAATATTAATAGTTATATTTAGAGGTAGTACTCATAAATTAATTCCATTATACTCTGTAGGGGTATTTATATCATTTACATTATCTCAATTTGGAATGTTTAGAAAGTGGTTTAAAGATAAAGAAAAGGGTTATAAACATAAATGTATTATTAATGGAGTCGGTGCTTTAGTTACAGCATTAACTGCAGTGATAATCGGAATTAATAAATTTACTCATGGTGCATGGATAGTTATTATTGTTATTCCATTATTAATTATGGCTATGTTAAAAATAAAGAGACATTATGATGGTATAGCAGATGAATTAAGAATATCAGATGAAGAGATTGAGGCTATTAATTTTGAAAGAGATAAATATAAAAATAAAGTTATAGTTCCTATATCAAGCATTAATGTAGCTACTATAAGAGCTTTAAGATATGCAAAAACTATATCTGACAATGTAACAGCATTTTATGTGGGAATAGATGAAGATGGAATAGAGAAGATAAAAAAGAAATGGAAACTTCTAAATGAAGATATTAAATTAGAAATAAGATATTCACCTTATAGAAAAATAATAGAGCCACTTATAGAATTTATAGATGAAAATCAAAAAGATTATAAAAAAGGTGACATGGTTACATTAGTAATGTCACATTTTTCAGTAAGAACATGGTGGCATATATTTTTGCATAATCAAACTAAGATATTTATAGAAAGAGGGTTACTTCGTAGAAATCATATAGCAATTACTACGGTACCATTTAAGTTAGAAATTTAA